CGCGAGCGTCACCGCGATGAGCAGCGCATAGCCCGCGAGTCCGCTGAGCAGAACGGAGAGGATGATCCCGCGGGGCGCGTTTCGCGCGGGGTCGACGGTCTCCTCGGTGACGTGCGCGCTCGCGTCGTAGCCGGTGTACGTCCACTGCGCTTGCAGGAGGCCGATCAGGAAGCCGTAGAAGTACCCCTGAGGCGCGGTGGTCACGCGCGTGAGCATGAAGGCCGCGGGTTGGTGCGGCGCGAAGAACGCGAGCGCGGCCACGACGACGAGCGTCCCCAGCAGGTGGTGCCACGCCGAGACGAGGTTGAGCAGCTCCACCGCGCGCACGCCGAGGTGGTTCAGCAGCCCGTGCGAGACGAGGATCGCCGCGAAGAGCGCGAGCGTCGGCGCGCGTTCCTCGGGAAGACCGAGGACAGGTCGCAGGAAGTCCGCGAGTCCGTAGTCGACGCCGGCCGTCACCGCGACCTGGCCGAGCAGGTTCATCCAGGCGGTGCCGAAGCCCCAGCCGCGGCCGCCGAGGATCGACGACCAGTGGTAGAGCGCGCCCGCCGTGGGATAGCTCGACGCGAGCTGCGCCAGCGAGAGCGCCACCGGCAGCGTCATCAGCGTCACCAGCGGCCAGCCGGCGAGCATCTCGAACGGGCCGCCGTTTCGCAGCCCGTGGCCGTAGAGCGTGACCGCGCCGGTGAGCACGCTGATGACGGAGAAGGAGACGGCGAAGTTCCCGAATCCGCCCAGGCCGCGTCGGAGCTGCTGCAGGTAGCCGAGCTTCTGGAGCTCAGCGGCGTCGGCGTCGAGGGGCGCCTCGGCAGCGATGGCTACCGGCTCCTCGCGCGGCGCGTCCCCCGGCTGCACTCAGTGGCCCCCGGCCTTCTTCCACTCGCCGAACGCCTCGGCGGCTGCGGACGCGAAGCTCGCGCGCGCGGGCTTCCACCCGAGCGCGAGCGCACGCGGGGCGCGCACCACCTGGTCGATGCAGAGCGCGTCCGAGAGGCCGCCCATGGTCTTCTTCGCGTCCTCGCGCGAGACGTGGTTAACCTTTCCGTTACACCCGGCGGCCTGGCTCGCGGCGGTCGCGGCTTCGAGCTGCGTGAGCGACGCGCCGTCGACGCCGTGGAAGATGCCGCCCGCGGCGTGCTCGAGCACCAGGCGATAGAGCTGCGCCAGGTCGTCGCGGTGGACGTAGGGCACGTGGTTCTTGCCGTCGCCCACCACGCGCGCGGCGCCGTCCTTCGTCGCGGTCGCGAACCAGTCGCCGGTGAGGCTGCCGTGGCCGCCGTACACCAGACCCGGACGGAGGACGGCGGTGTGCAGCGTCTCGCGCGCGGCGGAGAGGACGCGCTGCTCGTGCGCCGGTCGCCAGGTCACGCCCGCGAACGGCTCGGCGGTCGACGCGTCCTCGCCCGCGCCGCTCGGACAATTGCCGAGCACCCACACGCCGCTGGTGAAGACCAGGCTCTTGGCCTTGCCGGATTGCGCCGCCTCGATGAGGCCCTCGATGCACGCGCGGTCCTTCGCGGGCGTGTCGGAGGCGTAGTCGACGGCCGCGTGCACGAGCGCGTCGTGCTCGGCAGCGGCAGCGCGCCAGGTCGCAGGCTGGGCCATGTCACCGCGGATGGCCTTGGCGCCGGCCTTCTCGAGTTCCGCGGCCTTCGCGTCCGAGCGCGCCAGACCGCTCACGCCGTGGCCTGCCTTCAAGAGGGCGTTCACCACCGCCTGGCCAATGAAGCCCGTCGCCCCGGTCACGAACACGCGCATGTGCAGCCTCCGAGCCGCGATTGTCGCGACGCCGAGGCGTGACTCGCAAGGCCAATTCGGCCGCTTGCTAGGCCAGCAGCAGAGCGCCGGTCATCAAGTTTCCGTGCTCGGGGCGGCCGGGCGCAGGACAGCCCTGCTCGCCGAAGTGGAACGCGCCCGCCATCGGCACTTTTCCGATGACGCTCTGGAGCGAGGAGACCATCGCGTCCGCGCTCGGCTCGATGGCGAGCATGCAGCCCGCGCAGTAGACGAGCAGCACGCCCTGCAGCGCGTTGGGCTGAATGCCACTCTCACCGAGCGCGCGCATCACCATGTTCGCCGGACGGCCCTGCAGGCCCACCTTCGTGGAGCGCACCAGGGTCACCGTCTCGCCGACCTTCACCTCGGCGAACGTCGAGAGCGCGCGCTGCGGGAGCACGATGCGCTCGGGGTGCACCAGGGTGAGCCCGCCCGGTCGGACCACGCCCAGCGGCGAGAGGGTGGTGTCGCCAAGGATCACGCCGCCCGCCTCGAGCGCGCCCTTGAGCGCATTGCCCATCCAACCGTTGTAGACCTCGGCCGCGGGCTTGCCGTCGATCTCGAGGATCATCCGGCCCTCGCTGCGCGTCACCGTGCCCTTGTGCTCGGTGGGCATGGCGCCGGAGACGAACGGCGCCGCCAGCTTGCCCGGCCACTCGATGAGCGCCAGCGCCGCGCCC
This Deltaproteobacteria bacterium DNA region includes the following protein-coding sequences:
- a CDS encoding amino acid permease, coding for MGGFGNFAVSFSVISVLTGAVTLYGHGLRNGGPFEMLAGWPLVTLMTLPVALSLAQLASSYPTAGALYHWSSILGGRGWGFGTAWMNLLGQVAVTAGVDYGLADFLRPVLGLPEERAPTLALFAAILVSHGLLNHLGVRAVELLNLVSAWHHLLGTLVVVAALAFFAPHQPAAFMLTRVTTAPQGYFYGFLIGLLQAQWTYTGYDASAHVTEETVDPARNAPRGIILSVLLSGLAGYALLIAVTLAISDLPAAMAAENPFLFVLHGALGGRLGDAMAWIVIGAMWFCGLSSITSNSRMIFAFARDGGLPGSARLSRVSERFKSPHIAIWVSVLGAFVVALYARAYDAMTALSTIALYASYGMPIIAGLLARRSGTWTRRGPWDLGRFSAATNVLALAWTAFIMVLFVFPLDGVARVGFALFIAALLGAWFGVMRRSFIGPPQTTLETR
- a CDS encoding NAD-dependent epimerase/dehydratase family protein — its product is MRVFVTGATGFIGQAVVNALLKAGHGVSGLARSDAKAAELEKAGAKAIRGDMAQPATWRAAAAEHDALVHAAVDYASDTPAKDRACIEGLIEAAQSGKAKSLVFTSGVWVLGNCPSGAGEDASTAEPFAGVTWRPAHEQRVLSAARETLHTAVLRPGLVYGGHGSLTGDWFATATKDGAARVVGDGKNHVPYVHRDDLAQLYRLVLEHAAGGIFHGVDGASLTQLEAATAASQAAGCNGKVNHVSREDAKKTMGGLSDALCIDQVVRAPRALALGWKPARASFASAAAEAFGEWKKAGGH
- a CDS encoding FIST C-terminal domain-containing protein; the encoded protein is MPARCIAAQTRAADAAAAAADLAAPVRGAAPSFGFIACSVGYDVNALRTELARALPGTPFVGVTSCQSVVSGSGLLRGQAASALWLTGARAAVVSEAVTAPDEAQGRRLAKAATAAMGATVHTRVALFHGTPGCEESLFRGAGLELGPKVALLGGSAADDDISGKWSVFTHEQRLTSGAALALIEWPGKLAAPFVSGAMPTEHKGTVTRSEGRMILEIDGKPAAEVYNGWMGNALKGALEAGGVILGDTTLSPLGVVRPGGLTLVHPERIVLPQRALSTFAEVKVGETVTLVRSTKVGLQGRPANMVMRALGESGIQPNALQGVLLVYCAGCMLAIEPSADAMVSSLQSVIGKVPMAGAFHFGEQGCPAPGRPEHGNLMTGALLLA